The Streptomyces sp. NBC_00236 DNA window CGCCAGTTCCGGCGGCGAGACGATGCGGCCCTCCCCGCCGAGCCGGAGCGCCAGCCTTCGGAGCGATGCCGGGTCCGGTGTGCGCAGGGTGATCCGCAGGCCGCCGTCGGGCAGTTCCTCGGCGCTGTCGTGCGGGTAGTACTCGGCGACCCAGCGTCCGCCGGGACCGACCTCGACCACGACCTCGGGGTCCTCCGCGGCGGGCTGGACCAGGCCCTCCGACAGGTCCCGGAGCTCCAGCTCCGGCGGCGCGGCCGGTTCGTCGAGCAGCCGGATCTCGGCGACCCTGTCGAGGCGGAAGGTACGCCTGTCCTCGGAGGACCGGCACCAGGCCTCCATATAGGTGTGCCCGACGGCGAACAGCCGGATCGGGTCCACCTCGCGCTCGGTGAGCTCGTCGCGCGCGGGCGAGTAGTAGCGCAGCCAGAGGCGGCGGCGCTCGGAGATCGCCCGGTCCACATCGGCGAAGACGCCGCCCTCGGACTCGAAGGTGACCGAGAGCCGGGAGCTGGCTGCCCCCACCTCACCGGCGGCTGCCTCCAGCTTGGCGGTGGCCCGCAGCAGGGCCTGACGGTCGCTCTCGCGCAGGCCGGGCAGCGTCGCGACAGCGCGGGCGGCGACGAGCAGGGCCGTCGCCTCGTCGGCCGCGAGCCGCAGCGGCTCCGCGACGTCGTCCGGGTTGTGCCACCAGATGCGGTCGCCGTCGGTGTCGATGTCGAGCAGATCCCCGCCGCGGAAGCTCGTCCCGCACATGGGCAGGACGTCGAGGTCCGAGATCAGCTCGTCCTCGGTGATCCCGAAGGCCCGCGCGACGTCCTGTACGTGGGCGCCGGGGCGCTCACGCAGATACGTCACCAGGGAGAGCATCCGGCGGGTCTGGTCGATGGCGTTCGTGGCCATGAATACGGTCCCCTCAGTCCTTGGCCACGGCGCGCAGCCGGTCCACCACGCCGGCCCGCAGATCCGCAGGTTCGGTCACGACGACGTCCGGGCCGAACTCGACGAGCCAGGCGTCCAGGCCGTGTCCGTACGGAATCTCCAACTCCTCCCACCCGTCCCCGAGTTCCCGGACCGATATCGCCCGGGCCCGGAGCGGGTAGCCGGAGTCGGCCCTCAGCCTGATCAGCGCTGTACGGGTCGCCGTCTCCCCCGCCCAGCTCTCGACGGTCTCGCGGACGGTGACCACATCAGGGACCTCGGCGGTGAAGGCACCGGCGCGCGAGCGCACCTTGCCCGTGATCCGGGAGAGCCGGAACACCCGCTCCGCACCTCGCTCCCGGTCCCAGCCGGCCAGGTACCAGTGCCCGCGCCAGCACTCCAGCGTCCACGGCTCGACCTGGCGCTGCTCGGGACGGGCGGCGTTGGCCTTGCGGTAGTCGAAGGTCACCGGCCGGCGGTCGCGGCACGCCAGCATCAGCGGCTCGAACGCGGCCTCGTGGACGGGGATACGGGGTTCGAGGGCACTGTGCACCTCGTAGGCGTCCTCCGCCTCCGGCATGCCCGCGGCCCGCAGCTTCTGCAGGGCTCCGCTGGCCGCACCGGCCAGCCGGGCCTGCTGCCAGACCTTGGCGGCCAGCCCGAGGGCAGCGGCCTCCTCGGCGTCCAGCGTGATGGGGGGCAGCCGGTTGCTGTCACGGCGGGCGAGGTAGCCCGTGTCGCCGTCCAGGTTCTCCACGGTCTCGATGACCAGACCGAGCTCGCGCAGATCGTCCTTGTCGCGCTCGAACATCCGGTTGAAGGCGTCGTCGGATCCCGCTTCGAGGTAGGCCTCGATGGAACCGCGCAGTTCGCGCTTGCTGAGCGGGCGCCGGGTCCCCAGCAGACACAGTGCCAGGTTCATCAGCCGCTCGGCCTTGGCAATCGCCATCGACGCCCTTTCTGTTTAGCTCTACGACCCTCGACCGTACCGCTCCGGGGTGTCCGGACAAAAGCGAGGGCCCGTGCCTTGCGGCACGGGCCCTCGGAGCGCGGGGGGCGCCGGATCAGACGGCGACCAGGTCGCAGACGAAGATCAGCGTCTCGCCCGGGGCGATCTTGCCGCCGGCGCCGCGGTCACCGTACGCGAGGTGCGCGGGGATGGTCAGCTGGCGACGGCCGCCGACCTTCATGCCCTGCACGCCCTGGTCCCAGCCCTTGATGACCTGGCCGGCACCGAGCTGGAACTGGAGCGGCGTACCGCGGTTCCAGGAGGCGTCGAACTCCTCGCCGGTGGAGAAGGACACGCCCACGTAGTGGACGGAGACGGTCTGGCCGGCCTTGGCCTCGGCACCTTCGCCTTCCCAGATCTCCTTGATCTCCAGGTCGGCCGGCGGCTCGCCACCCGGGAAGTCGATCTCGGGCTTCTCGATGCTCACTGACTTGCTCCTCTAAATGATGAACTGGGCAACCGGGACAGTCTTACATCTTTGCGAGGATGTCCACGGCGAAGACGAGCGTGGAGTTCGCGGGGATGGACTGCTGCGCCTTGTCACCGAGGCCCTGGTCCGGCGGGATGACCAGCAGCACGCGGCTGCCGATCTTCTTGCCGATCATGCCGTCCTTGAGGCCCTTGAGGGTGACCTGGGCGAGCGGGAAGGAGGCCGTCTTGCCCGTTTTGTACGTGTTGTCGAACTCCTTGCCGTCCTTCCACAGCTTGGCCACGTAGTTCACGACGACCGTGTCGGTCTCCTTCACGACCTCGCCCTTGGACTCCAGCACGTAGTTGGAGACCAGCTTCTTGGGCGGGGCGACCTTGCTGGGGATCGTGAGGGTCGGTGCCTTGCCGTCGGTGTTCGTGCCCACCTTCGGCAGGTCGGTGTTGTCCTGGGCGACCGGGGTGCCCTTGGCCGACGCCGGGATCTGCTTCGCCTTCAGGACGTCGACGACGAAGACGAGGGTGGCGTTCGGCTTGATGTCGCCCTGGCCGTTCGCGCCGTATCCGAGGTCCGGCGGGATGACGAGTTCGACCCTGCTGCCGACCTTCTGCCCGACCAGGCCCTTGTCCCAGCCCTGGATGACCATGCCGGCGCCGAGCGTGAGATCGAACGGCTGCTTGCGGTCGAAACTGTTGTCGAACGGCTTGTCGGAGTCCCAGGCCTGCCCCAGGTAGTTGACCTGGATCGCGTCGCCGTTCTTGAGCGTCGCGCCGTCGCCCTCACTGACGACCTTGGTCTTCAGCTCCTTGGGCGGCGTTCCCGTGCCCTTGGCCAGGGTGGGCTTCTCGCCGAACTTCGCGCCCGCGGTGATGGCGGGGAACCCGCCCTTCGTGGGGGTGGACGCGGACGCGGAGGCGGAAGCGGAGTCGGAGCCCTTGTCGTCGCTGCCGCAGGCCGCTGACACCAGCAGCAGGGGGACGACGAGAAGGCCGGCAATTCGGCGCACTGGTTCCTCAGATCTCAGACGACACATGTGTTGGGCACAGCCCAGGGGGTCCCCGACACTCTAGGGCGTGCGCAGGGCCCCGTACGAGGAACGTACGGGGCCCGAGTCGCACAAGAGCCGAGGCGTGTCCTGCGCCGGCTCACATACCCGCGATCAGCTTCTCCACTCGGTCGTCGACGGATCGGAACGGGTCCTTGCACAACACCGTGCGCTGCGCCTGGTCGTTGAGCTTGAGATGGACCCAGTCGACGGTGAAGTCCCGCCGCTGTTCCTGGGCCCGCCGGATGAAGTCGCCCCGCAGCCGCGCCCTGGTCGTCTGCGGAGGCACCGACTTGCCCTCGAAGATCTTCAGGTCGTTGCAGATACGGGCGGCCTGCCCCTTGCGTTCCAGCAGGTAGTACAGGCCCCGGCGGCGGTGGATGTCGTGGTAGGCGAGGTCTATCTGGGCGACCCGCGGATTCGACATGGTCATGTTGTGCTTGGCCCGGTACCGCTCGATGAGCTTGTACTTCATGACCCAGTCGATCTCGGTGCCGATCCGGTCGAGGTCCTCGGCCTCGATCGCGTCGAGGGTACGGCCCCACAGTTCGAGGACCTTCGCGACGTTGCCCGTACGGATCCCGCGGCGGTCCACGAAGTCCACGGCCTTCTCGTAGTACTCGCGCTGCACCTCTATGGCGGATGCCTCGCGGCCGCTGGCGAGTCGTACCTTGCGCTGTCCCGTGATGTCGTGGCTGACCTCACGGATCGCCCGGATCGGGTTCTCCAGCGTCAGATCCCGCATCACCGTGCCCGCCTCGATCATGCGGAGCACCAGGTCGGTCGCGCCGACCTTGAGGAGCATCGTCGTCTCGGACATGTTGGAGTCACCGACGATGACGTGGAGGCGCCGGTAGCGCTCCGCGTCCGCGTGCGGTTCGTCGCGGGTGTTGATGATCGGCCGGGAACGCGTCGTCGCGGAGCTGACGCCCTCCCAGATGTGCTCGGCACGCTGGCTGACGCAGTAGACGGCGCCCCGCGGGGTCTGCAGCACCTTGCCGGCGCCGCAGATCAGCTGCCTCGTGACGAGGAAGGGAATGAGGATGTCCGCGAGCCGGGAGAATTCTCCGTGCCGGGCCACGAGGTAGTTCTCATGACATCCGTAGGAGTTTCCCGCCGAGTCGGTGTTGTTCTTGAAGAGATAGACGTCGCCTGCGATTCCCTCCTCGTGCAGGCGGCGTTCGGCGTCGACAAGCAGGCCTTCGAGAATGCGCTCGCCGGCCTTGTCGTGGGTGACCAGTTCGGTCAGGTTGTCGCATTCGGGGGTTGCATATTCCGGATGCGATCCCACGTCGAGGTAGAGGCGGGCGCCGTTCCGCAGAAAGACATTGCTGCTGCGGCCCCATGACACAACACGGCGGAAGAGGTAGCGCGCCACTTCATCAGGAGACAGTCGGCGCTGTCCCCTGAACGTGCACGTGACGCCGTACTCGTTCTCCAGCCCGAAAATGCGGCGGTCCATGACTGAACATTACGCCTGATGGACCGAGCTGAAACCGGGTTCGACGGCACCGTTTCGATCATTTTCCGATCCTCGCACCACAACAGCACTACGCCCGGGAGCTGCGAGGACCTTTCCGGTGGCCCGCGAGGCAGGTGGCGCCACCACTCCAGCGGCCCTCGCGGGTGCGTCGTCGCGACGCCAGGTCGCGGCGGGGCCGGACCCCCGTCACGCCTGGGGGCCCTGGCTCAAGCCGGTTTCGACGGCGCCCGTCCGGTCGCCTCCCGGACCGCGGACCGCGACGGCGCTGTGCCCGGGGACCGCGAGGACCCTTCCGGTGGACAGCAGCACGATCAGCGCGGCCACGCCGCCGGCCCCCGCCACGGCGAAGCTCCACGCCGTCCCGCCGAGCTCCACGGCCGGGCCCGCCACCGCCGTTCCCACCGCGGCGCCCACACCGAACGTCGTCACCAGCCAGGAGAACGCCTCCGTCACCGTGCCCCGCGGGGCGTGCCGGTCGACGACGATGAACGAGCAGGCGATGGCCGGGGCCAGGAACACCCCGGCGACGGCTGCCAGCACGGTCATGGCCACCACACCCGGCGTCAGCATCAGCGGCAGATACCCGAGGGCCAGCAGCGCCACGATCACCCGGAGCCTGCGCTCGGGCGGCCCGGACCACTGCCGGGCCCCGTACACCGCTCCGCCGATCAGCGCGCCCAGGCCCAGGGCCGCCATCAGCCAGCCGTAGACGGACTCCCGGCCGTGGTCGTCGGCGTACGCCACACCGGCCACGGTGATGGAGCCCAGCGCCATCCCGACGAAGAAGAACGAGCCGAGCAGCGCCAGCAGCCCGCGCGAGCGCAGCGCACCCAGCCAGTGCGCCTCGCGCGGGGCGGAGCGCCAGGTCCTGGACGGCTCGGACAGGACGACGGAGAGCGCCCCCAGGACCCCGATCGCGTTGATGACGAGCAACGCGGCGGCCGGCGACCAGAGGGACACCAGCAGGGTCACCAGCAGCGGTCCGATCGTGAACATGACCTCCTGGGCCACCGCATCCATGGCATAGGCCCGGTGCACCCGGTCCTCACTCCCGAGCACGCTCGGCCACAGGGCCCGCAGGCCGCCCTCCAGGGGCGGTGTGAACACTCCGGCCACGACCACCGCCGCGTAGGCCAACGGCAGGGAACCGAAACCCGCCACGGCGAGCAGGGCCATGCCGAGGGCCGAGAGGACGGAGGCGGGGAGCTGGACCCGGGGCTGGCCGTAGAGGTCGACCGCGCGGCCCAGCAGCGGCTGTCCGACCGCCGTGGCAAGCCCGTACACGGCGGCGAGCGCGCCGGCGAGGGTGTAGCTGCCGCCCTCCGCGCGGGTGAACAGCACGATCGCGATGTGCGCGGTGCCGTTCGGCAGTCGCCCCACCAGGGTGCCCGTCAGCAGCCGGGCGGCATGCCGCGCCCGGAGGATGTCCAGATATCCCGCGGCCATGTCCCGCCCCTCTCGTTGGAGCGCCGTTGCGGCCACCCGAGGTTTTACGTATAACTTCCAAGCTCATACGTACCATGAGCGCAGTCCGCAGGTCCACATCGTCGCGCCTGCCCGATCGGCCCGGAGGCCCGCGTGACCAGACCCGCACCACCCGGCCCGCCCCGGCCCACCAGCCGCGACGTGGCACGGGCCGCAGGCGTCTCCCAGGCCACCGTCTCCCTGGTCCTCGGTGACAAATGGCGCGGCCGGGTCTCCGAGAGCACCGCCGGCCGGGTGCGCGACGCCGCCCGCGACCTCGGCTACCGGCCCAACCTGGCCGCCCGCAACCTGCGCCTCGGCCACACCAGGACCGCACTGCTGGTCGTCCCCGCCCTGACCAACGAGTTCTTCGCCCGGGTCTACACCGGCGCCGCCGCGGTCGCCGCGGAGCACGGCTTCGGCGTCGTCCTGTACCCGTCACCCGACGGCACGGGACCGGCCCGGGACCCCTTCGCCTCGGCACGCGCGGCCCTGGACGGGGTGATCGCCTCCTCGATGGCCGCCGACGCCCTGGGCGCCCTGCGCGGCGCCGGACTCCCCCTGGTCATGCTCGACAGCGACCCCGCGGCGCCGGGCCCCGCGGCCAGGGTCAACCTCGACATCGCCGACGGGATGCGTCAGGTGGCCGGTCACCTGCTCTCCCTCGGCCACCGCCGCTTCCTCCACCTCGCCTCGGCCGTCGACTCCTGGACCTTCGCGGTCCGCGCCCGCGCCCTCCACGAGGCCCTGAGCGGCGTCCCCGGCAGCGACGTGCGGACCGTGCCCGCCGCGCTGGACGTACGGGCCGGCCGCGACGCGGCGGAACGCGCGCTGGTCCTCCCCGGGCCCCGCCCCACCGCCGTCGTCTGCGACGACGACATCCTGGCCGCGGGTGCCTGCAAGGCCGCCCGCCGGCTCGGGCTGCGTGTTCCGGACGACCTCTCGGTCACCGGCTTCGACGACCTGGCCCTGGCCACGGCGGTCGAGCCGGAACTCACCACGGTGCGGCTGCCCGCCGAGCAGGTCGGTGAGCGCGGCATGAGCGCCCTCCTGGCCGTGCTCGAAGGCCGGCAGGCCGAGCCCGGCAGCCTGCCCGTACACCTCGTCGTACGGGGCTCCAGCGCGCCGCCGCCCGCCGGCCCCACCGCATGACTGTGCCCCGGCCCGCCGGAGAGGCGAACCGGGGCACAGGAGGATCACACGGAACCGGCTACTCGACGTCGCCGCCGGAGTCGGTGGAGTCACCGGCGCCGGAGGAGTCCGGGGCTGCCTTCTTCCCGCCCGGCTTGCCCGCGTCCGTCGTGGCGGCGGAGGTGTCCGCGCCGTCGGCTTCCTCGGTGTCCGAAGGGGCGTCCGTCGGCGTCGCACCGGCGCCGTCGGCCTCCAGCAGCCGCGCGAGCTGCCGGCCGACGATCCGCTTGAACTTGCGCTGCTGCGGCCTCGTACGGTCCAGGACCGCGACCTCCAGCCGTTCCGCGGGGATCTCCCGCTCGCTGCCGTTGGGATCGCGGGACAGCGCCTGCACCGCCAGCTTCAGCGCCTCGGCGAGCGACATCCCGTCACGGTGGCGCTGGTCGAGGAAGGTGCTGATCTGTTCCGCATTGCCGCCGACCGCGACCGAGCCGTGCTCGTCGACGATCGATCCGTCGTGCGGCAGCCGGTAGATCTGGTCGCCCTCGGGCCCGTCGCCGACCTCGGCGACCACCAGTTCCACCTCGTACGGTTTCTCGGCAGCACTGGAGAAAATGGTGCCGAGCGTCTGCGCGTAGACGTTCGCCAGTCCACGCGCCGTCACATCGTCGCGGTCATAGGTGTATCCGCGCAGATCGGCGTAGCGCACTCCGCCGATGCGGAGATTCTCGTACTCGTTGTACTTGCCGGCGGCGGCGAAACCGATCCGGTCATAGATCTCGCTGAACTTGTGCAGCGCACGGGACGGGTTCTCGCCGACGAACACAATGCCGTCGGCGTACTGCAGCACAACCAGGCTGCGACCACGGGCGATGCCCTTCCGGGCGTATTCCGCCCGGTCGGCCATGGCCTGCTGAGGTGAGACATAGAACGGCGTCGACACCGGCTATCCGTCCCTTTCTGTCAGTGGCAGGAGCATCGAAGAAGCCTCGGAACGGGCGGTCAGAGCAGCGCGGCGCGCGGGCCGTCGGGCTGTTCCAGCCGGCGTTCCAGAATCGAGCGGGCGATCTCGGAGGATTCCGTCTCGGTCAGCTTCCGGAAGCCCTCGTCGGTGATGACGGTGAGGATCGGATAGATACGACGGCCCACGTCCGGACCACCGGTCGCCGAGTCGTCGTCCGCCGCGTCGTACAACGCCTGTACGACCAGCGTGAGCGTCTGCTCCTCCGTCAGGTCCTCGCGGTAGAGCTTCTTCATCGAGTTGCGGGCGAAGATCGAACCGGATCCGGTGGACGCGTACCCGTGCTCCTCGGAACGGCCGCCGGTGACGTCGTAGCTGAAGATCCGGCCCCGCTCGCGGTCGACGTCGTAGCCGGCGAAGAGCGGCACCACGGCGAGGCCCTGCATGGCCATCGCGAGGTTGCTCCGGATCATCGTGGAGAGCCGGTTCGCCTTGCCCTCCAGGGAGAGCTGGGCCCCCTCGACCTTCTCGAAGTGCTCCAGCTCCAGCTGGAAGAGCTTGACCATCTCCACGGCCAGACCGGCCGTGCCGGCGATACCCACCGCCGAGTACTCGTCGGCCGGGAAGACCTTCTCGATGTCGCGCTGCGCGATCATGTTGCCCATGGTCGCCCGCCGGTCACCGGCCAGGACGACACCGCCGGGGAAGGAGGCCGCGACGATCGTGGTGCCGTGCGGCGCCTCGATGGCCCCCTTCATGGGCGGCAGCTGCCGGTTGCCCGGGAGCATCCCGGGCGACTGGTCGGACAGGAAGTCCATGAACGAAGAGGACCCGGGCGTCAGGAAGGCAGCTGGTAGACGCCCGGTGCTACGAGTGTTGGCTTCCACGCGTTTCCCTCCAGGTAAGCGATGGCCCTGCGCAAGGTGTCAGGATCATCTCCCAACTTGCCTACGGCCGAATTGCAGTTGAAGCACCGTATGCCACGGACCCTACCCGTCCGACGGCGGTGATCCACATGTGTGGCGGAGGCATTCGGACCGATCGCGGTCCGAGCCCGCGGATGAGGCCGGCGGCCGTGCGGCACAGGCCGAAGCCCGTGCCGCACGCCGGTCACCGGTGAGGGCGCCGGGCCGGTTACTCCCCGCCCTTTTGGACGAACGAGCGAACGAAGTCCTCGGCATTGGCCTCGAGCACGTCGTCGATCTCGTCGAGGACGTCGTCCACGTCGTCGCTGAGCTTCTCCTGTCGCTCCTTGAGGTCCTCGGAGCCCTGCGCCTCCTGGGCCTGCTCCTCGACCTCCTCGGTGGAGCGCGTCGCCTTCTGCTGTCCGCCGCCGGTGTCCTTGGTCGCCATATAGCTCACCCCGCTCGGTTCGAAGCACTTGATCAGACCCTACCTACGGGGTCCGACATTGGCCCGGTACTTGTCTCAACGTCCGGAGGTCATCGGAATGATTCCCCGTCGGCGGCCCTTTCAGCCGCCCTGCAGCACCCGGACCAGCTCTTCCGCCGTACGGCAGCGGTCCAGGAGCGCCTTGACGTGGTCGCGGGTGCCCCGCAGCGGCTCCATGGTGGGTACCCGCTGCAGGGAGTCATGGCCCGGCAGGTCGAAGATGACCGAGTCCCAGGAGGCCGCGGCCACGTCGTCCGCGTACTGCTCCAGGCAGCGACCGCGGAAATACGCCCTGGTGTCCTCCGGAGGCGCTGTACGGGCCTTCTCGACCTCGTTCTCGTCCAGCAGGCGTTTCATCCTGCCCCGGGCCACCAGGCGGTTGTAGAGGCCCTTCTCGGGCCGTACGTCGGCGTACTGCAGGTCCACCAGGTGCAGGCGGGGCGCGTCCCAGTCCAGGCTGTCGCGGCGGCGGTAGCCCTCCATGAGCTCCCGCTTGGCGATCCAGTCCAGCTCGCGGGACAGGCTCATCGGATCGTTCTCCAGCCGGTTGAGCGTGTCCTCCCAGCGGATCAGGATGTCCTTGGTCTGCTCGTCGGCGTCCGCCCCGTACCGCTCCTCGACGTACTTGCGGCCCAGCTCGAAGTACTCCATCTGGAGCTGGACAGCGGTGAGTGTCCGGCCGCTGCGCAGCGTGATCAGCTGCTGGAGGTCCGGGTCGTGGGAGACCTGGTGGAGGGTGCGCACGGGCTGGTCGACGGCCAGGTCGACATTGATGAAGCCGTCCTCGATCATGGAGAGGACCAGCGAGGTGGTGCCCAGCTTGAGGTAGGTGGAGATCTCCGAGAGGTTCGCGTCCCCGATGATCACGTGGAGCCTGCGGTACTTCTCGGCGTCGGAGTGGGGCTCGTCGCGGGTGTTGATGATCGGCCGCTTGAGGGTGGTCTCCAGACCGACCTCGACCTCGAAGTAGTCGGCGCGCTGACTGATCTGGAACCCGTGCTCGTGGCCGTCCTGGCCGATTCCGACCCGGCCCGCACCG harbors:
- a CDS encoding helix-turn-helix transcriptional regulator, with translation MATNAIDQTRRMLSLVTYLRERPGAHVQDVARAFGITEDELISDLDVLPMCGTSFRGGDLLDIDTDGDRIWWHNPDDVAEPLRLAADEATALLVAARAVATLPGLRESDRQALLRATAKLEAAAGEVGAASSRLSVTFESEGGVFADVDRAISERRRLWLRYYSPARDELTEREVDPIRLFAVGHTYMEAWCRSSEDRRTFRLDRVAEIRLLDEPAAPPELELRDLSEGLVQPAAEDPEVVVEVGPGGRWVAEYYPHDSAEELPDGGLRITLRTPDPASLRRLALRLGGEGRIVSPPELARSARTAARAALAAYDGLA
- a CDS encoding helix-turn-helix transcriptional regulator, giving the protein MAIAKAERLMNLALCLLGTRRPLSKRELRGSIEAYLEAGSDDAFNRMFERDKDDLRELGLVIETVENLDGDTGYLARRDSNRLPPITLDAEEAAALGLAAKVWQQARLAGAASGALQKLRAAGMPEAEDAYEVHSALEPRIPVHEAAFEPLMLACRDRRPVTFDYRKANAARPEQRQVEPWTLECWRGHWYLAGWDRERGAERVFRLSRITGKVRSRAGAFTAEVPDVVTVRETVESWAGETATRTALIRLRADSGYPLRARAISVRELGDGWEELEIPYGHGLDAWLVEFGPDVVVTEPADLRAGVVDRLRAVAKD
- a CDS encoding FKBP-type peptidyl-prolyl cis-trans isomerase, with translation MSIEKPEIDFPGGEPPADLEIKEIWEGEGAEAKAGQTVSVHYVGVSFSTGEEFDASWNRGTPLQFQLGAGQVIKGWDQGVQGMKVGGRRQLTIPAHLAYGDRGAGGKIAPGETLIFVCDLVAV
- a CDS encoding FKBP-type peptidyl-prolyl cis-trans isomerase, which codes for MRRIAGLLVVPLLLVSAACGSDDKGSDSASASASASTPTKGGFPAITAGAKFGEKPTLAKGTGTPPKELKTKVVSEGDGATLKNGDAIQVNYLGQAWDSDKPFDNSFDRKQPFDLTLGAGMVIQGWDKGLVGQKVGSRVELVIPPDLGYGANGQGDIKPNATLVFVVDVLKAKQIPASAKGTPVAQDNTDLPKVGTNTDGKAPTLTIPSKVAPPKKLVSNYVLESKGEVVKETDTVVVNYVAKLWKDGKEFDNTYKTGKTASFPLAQVTLKGLKDGMIGKKIGSRVLLVIPPDQGLGDKAQQSIPANSTLVFAVDILAKM
- the pafA gene encoding Pup--protein ligase codes for the protein MDRRIFGLENEYGVTCTFRGQRRLSPDEVARYLFRRVVSWGRSSNVFLRNGARLYLDVGSHPEYATPECDNLTELVTHDKAGERILEGLLVDAERRLHEEGIAGDVYLFKNNTDSAGNSYGCHENYLVARHGEFSRLADILIPFLVTRQLICGAGKVLQTPRGAVYCVSQRAEHIWEGVSSATTRSRPIINTRDEPHADAERYRRLHVIVGDSNMSETTMLLKVGATDLVLRMIEAGTVMRDLTLENPIRAIREVSHDITGQRKVRLASGREASAIEVQREYYEKAVDFVDRRGIRTGNVAKVLELWGRTLDAIEAEDLDRIGTEIDWVMKYKLIERYRAKHNMTMSNPRVAQIDLAYHDIHRRRGLYYLLERKGQAARICNDLKIFEGKSVPPQTTRARLRGDFIRRAQEQRRDFTVDWVHLKLNDQAQRTVLCKDPFRSVDDRVEKLIAGM
- a CDS encoding MFS transporter, with amino-acid sequence MAAGYLDILRARHAARLLTGTLVGRLPNGTAHIAIVLFTRAEGGSYTLAGALAAVYGLATAVGQPLLGRAVDLYGQPRVQLPASVLSALGMALLAVAGFGSLPLAYAAVVVAGVFTPPLEGGLRALWPSVLGSEDRVHRAYAMDAVAQEVMFTIGPLLVTLLVSLWSPAAALLVINAIGVLGALSVVLSEPSRTWRSAPREAHWLGALRSRGLLALLGSFFFVGMALGSITVAGVAYADDHGRESVYGWLMAALGLGALIGGAVYGARQWSGPPERRLRVIVALLALGYLPLMLTPGVVAMTVLAAVAGVFLAPAIACSFIVVDRHAPRGTVTEAFSWLVTTFGVGAAVGTAVAGPAVELGGTAWSFAVAGAGGVAALIVLLSTGRVLAVPGHSAVAVRGPGGDRTGAVETGLSQGPQA
- a CDS encoding LacI family DNA-binding transcriptional regulator — encoded protein: MTRPAPPGPPRPTSRDVARAAGVSQATVSLVLGDKWRGRVSESTAGRVRDAARDLGYRPNLAARNLRLGHTRTALLVVPALTNEFFARVYTGAAAVAAEHGFGVVLYPSPDGTGPARDPFASARAALDGVIASSMAADALGALRGAGLPLVMLDSDPAAPGPAARVNLDIADGMRQVAGHLLSLGHRRFLHLASAVDSWTFAVRARALHEALSGVPGSDVRTVPAALDVRAGRDAAERALVLPGPRPTAVVCDDDILAAGACKAARRLGLRVPDDLSVTGFDDLALATAVEPELTTVRLPAEQVGERGMSALLAVLEGRQAEPGSLPVHLVVRGSSAPPPAGPTA
- the prcA gene encoding proteasome subunit alpha, which gives rise to MSTPFYVSPQQAMADRAEYARKGIARGRSLVVLQYADGIVFVGENPSRALHKFSEIYDRIGFAAAGKYNEYENLRIGGVRYADLRGYTYDRDDVTARGLANVYAQTLGTIFSSAAEKPYEVELVVAEVGDGPEGDQIYRLPHDGSIVDEHGSVAVGGNAEQISTFLDQRHRDGMSLAEALKLAVQALSRDPNGSEREIPAERLEVAVLDRTRPQQRKFKRIVGRQLARLLEADGAGATPTDAPSDTEEADGADTSAATTDAGKPGGKKAAPDSSGAGDSTDSGGDVE
- the prcB gene encoding proteasome subunit beta, translating into MEANTRSTGRLPAAFLTPGSSSFMDFLSDQSPGMLPGNRQLPPMKGAIEAPHGTTIVAASFPGGVVLAGDRRATMGNMIAQRDIEKVFPADEYSAVGIAGTAGLAVEMVKLFQLELEHFEKVEGAQLSLEGKANRLSTMIRSNLAMAMQGLAVVPLFAGYDVDRERGRIFSYDVTGGRSEEHGYASTGSGSIFARNSMKKLYREDLTEEQTLTLVVQALYDAADDDSATGGPDVGRRIYPILTVITDEGFRKLTETESSEIARSILERRLEQPDGPRAALL
- a CDS encoding ubiquitin-like protein Pup — translated: MATKDTGGGQQKATRSTEEVEEQAQEAQGSEDLKERQEKLSDDVDDVLDEIDDVLEANAEDFVRSFVQKGGE
- the dop gene encoding depupylase/deamidase Dop, whose product is MTVRRVMGIETEYGISVPGHPNANAMLTSSQIVNAYAAAMHRARRARWDFEEENPLRDARGFDLARETADSSQLTDEDIGLANVILTNGARLYVDHAHPEYSSPEITNPRDAVLWDKAGERIMAEAAERAAQLPGAQPIHLYKNNTDNKGASYGTHENYLMKRETPFSDIVRHLTPFFVSRQVVTGAGRVGIGQDGHEHGFQISQRADYFEVEVGLETTLKRPIINTRDEPHSDAEKYRRLHVIIGDANLSEISTYLKLGTTSLVLSMIEDGFINVDLAVDQPVRTLHQVSHDPDLQQLITLRSGRTLTAVQLQMEYFELGRKYVEERYGADADEQTKDILIRWEDTLNRLENDPMSLSRELDWIAKRELMEGYRRRDSLDWDAPRLHLVDLQYADVRPEKGLYNRLVARGRMKRLLDENEVEKARTAPPEDTRAYFRGRCLEQYADDVAAASWDSVIFDLPGHDSLQRVPTMEPLRGTRDHVKALLDRCRTAEELVRVLQGG